From one Lycium barbarum isolate Lr01 chromosome 6, ASM1917538v2, whole genome shotgun sequence genomic stretch:
- the LOC132599134 gene encoding uncharacterized protein LOC132599134 isoform X1, whose protein sequence is MKTMEEVKISEFCKSSSYHLNLDTGLVKNYVELKKRQLHCGKRHDSTEEEINPAHEDLVREIALLELDIICLEKYLLSMYRKTFAQRLASLSMKDDTTKTNSTPKEMKFAEVKEQNGKLKENPKTNTSPILPPLSNPIKDCDDDTQKLIDSTILRCHSSLSHAACSFRASPSVAALADAADSYHSMPLSMLEHAQPSTSNGSLTEHQVDSCSNNYHNSPGRLSEEMIKCISAVYSQLADPPLFSHNLSSSPVSVSSSTLESFPQNQSDMNQCIETSSSDSLNNPFHFEDSKGFSGFLVRMVEVQGLCRDSHSLDGVEEMLKQFRYLVTKLEEVAPKEMRHEEKLAFWINVHNALVMHAFLVHGIPKSNLKRASLLLKSAYNIGGNTVSVDMIQNSILQCQLPRPGQWLQSLFFTKQRFKAGDARKGYAIEHPDPRLRFALCTGNHSDPVLRLYTSKRVFEELEVAKDDYIQANIRVQKEQKLVLPKNVESYIKEVNLSPSGLFETIELALPSYLRKKFQQPAQRKLWKKIDWIPHNFTFRYLISSELVE, encoded by the exons ATGAAGACAATGGAGGAAGTAAAGATTAGTGAATTCTGCAAATCTTCTTCATACCATCTGAACTTG GACACTGGGCTAGTGAAGAACTATGTTGAGCTGAAGAAAAGACAATTACATTGCGGCAAACGCCATGATTCTACTGAGGAAGAGATTAAT CCTGCTCATGAGGATCTGGTTAGAGAAATTGCTCTTCTGGAGCTGGATATTATATGTTTGGAGAAGTATCTTCTTTCAATGTATCGGAAAACATTCGCGCAGCGGTTAGCATCACTGTCCATGAAGGATGATACAACAAAAACTAATTCAACTCCCAAAGAAATGAAGTTTGCAGAAGTCAAGGAGCAAAATGGCAAGTTGAAGGAAAATCCAAAAACTAATACTAGTCCTATTTTGCCACCTTTGAGTAATCCAATCAAAGATTGTGATGATGACACACAAAAACTAATTGACTCAACCATTTTGAGATGCCACTCTTCCCTATCGCATGCTGCTTGTTCATTCAGAGCTTCACCCTCAGTTGCAGCTCTTGCTGATGCTGCAGATTCATACCATTCTATGCCTTTATCAATGCTTGAG CATGCTCAGCCATCAACTTCAAATGGGAGTCTCACGGAGCATCAAGTTGATAGTTGTTCTAATAATTATCATAACTCGCCAGGCCGGTTATCTGAAGAAATGATCAAGTGCATTTCAGCCGTATATTCTCAGCTTGCTGATCCGCCTTTATTCAGCCATAATTTAAGTTCATCTCCCGTCTCCGTCTCATCGTCAACACTGGAATCTTTTCCACAAAATCAGAGTGATATGAATCAATGCATAGAAACTTCATCATCTGATTCGTTGAACAATCCGTTCCACTTTGAAGACTCGAAGGGATTTAGCGGATTCCTTGTTAGAATGGTTGAGGTGCAAGGGCTTTGTCGAGATAGTCACAGCTTAGATGGTGTTGAGGAAATGCTAAAACAATTTAG GTATCTAGTCACAAAGTTGGAAGAAGTTGCTCCTAAGGAAATGAGACATGAAGAGAAACTAGCTTTTTGGATTAATGTCCACAATGCACTAGTAATGCAT GCATTTTTGGTTCATGGGATTCCAAAAAGTAATCTCAAGAGAGCATCTTTACTTCTAAAG TCAGCTTACAATATTGGAGGGAATACAGTAAGTGTAGACATGATTCAGAATTCTATACTACAATGCCAGTTGCCTCGTCCCGGtcaa TGGCTACAATCATTGTTCTTTACGAAACAAAGATTTAAGGCTGGCGATGCACGAAAGGGATATGCAATAGAGCATCCAGATCCTCGTCTACGCTTCGCTCTCTGCACAGGAAACCATTCTGATCCTGTG CTTCGTTTGTACACATCTAAGAGAGTGTTTGAAGAACTAGAAGTGGCTAAAGATGACTACATTCAGGCAAATATAAGGGTACAGAAAGAACAGAAATTAGTCCTTCCAAAGAATGTGGAATCTTATATAAAAGAGGTGAATTTGAGCCCATCTGGTTTGTTCGAAACGATAGAGCTAGCATTACCTTCTTATTTGAGGAAGAAATTTCAGCAGCCAGCGCAACGAAAGTTGTGGAAGAAAATTGATTGGATTCCTCACAACTTCACTTTCCGTTACCTTATTTCAAGTGAATTGGTTGAGTGA
- the LOC132599134 gene encoding uncharacterized protein LOC132599134 isoform X2, which produces MKTMEEVKISEFCKSSSYHLNLDTGLVKNYVELKKRQLHCGKRHDSTEEEINPAHEDLVREIALLELDIICLEKYLLSMYRKTFAQRLASLSMKDDTTKTNSTPKEMKFAEVKEQNGKLKENPKTNTSPILPPLSNPIKDCDDDTQKLIDSTILRCHSSLSHAACSFRASPSVAALADAADSYHSMPLSMLEHAQPSTSNGSLTEHQVDSCSNNYHNSPGRLSEEMIKCISAVYSQLADPPLFSHNLSSSPVSVSSSTLESFPQNQSDMNQCIETSSSDSLNNPFHFEDSKGFSGFLVRMVEVQGLCRDSHSLDGVEEMLKQFRYLVTKLEEVAPKEMRHEEKLAFWINVHNALVMHAFLVHGIPKSNLKRASLLLKWLQSLFFTKQRFKAGDARKGYAIEHPDPRLRFALCTGNHSDPVLRLYTSKRVFEELEVAKDDYIQANIRVQKEQKLVLPKNVESYIKEVNLSPSGLFETIELALPSYLRKKFQQPAQRKLWKKIDWIPHNFTFRYLISSELVE; this is translated from the exons ATGAAGACAATGGAGGAAGTAAAGATTAGTGAATTCTGCAAATCTTCTTCATACCATCTGAACTTG GACACTGGGCTAGTGAAGAACTATGTTGAGCTGAAGAAAAGACAATTACATTGCGGCAAACGCCATGATTCTACTGAGGAAGAGATTAAT CCTGCTCATGAGGATCTGGTTAGAGAAATTGCTCTTCTGGAGCTGGATATTATATGTTTGGAGAAGTATCTTCTTTCAATGTATCGGAAAACATTCGCGCAGCGGTTAGCATCACTGTCCATGAAGGATGATACAACAAAAACTAATTCAACTCCCAAAGAAATGAAGTTTGCAGAAGTCAAGGAGCAAAATGGCAAGTTGAAGGAAAATCCAAAAACTAATACTAGTCCTATTTTGCCACCTTTGAGTAATCCAATCAAAGATTGTGATGATGACACACAAAAACTAATTGACTCAACCATTTTGAGATGCCACTCTTCCCTATCGCATGCTGCTTGTTCATTCAGAGCTTCACCCTCAGTTGCAGCTCTTGCTGATGCTGCAGATTCATACCATTCTATGCCTTTATCAATGCTTGAG CATGCTCAGCCATCAACTTCAAATGGGAGTCTCACGGAGCATCAAGTTGATAGTTGTTCTAATAATTATCATAACTCGCCAGGCCGGTTATCTGAAGAAATGATCAAGTGCATTTCAGCCGTATATTCTCAGCTTGCTGATCCGCCTTTATTCAGCCATAATTTAAGTTCATCTCCCGTCTCCGTCTCATCGTCAACACTGGAATCTTTTCCACAAAATCAGAGTGATATGAATCAATGCATAGAAACTTCATCATCTGATTCGTTGAACAATCCGTTCCACTTTGAAGACTCGAAGGGATTTAGCGGATTCCTTGTTAGAATGGTTGAGGTGCAAGGGCTTTGTCGAGATAGTCACAGCTTAGATGGTGTTGAGGAAATGCTAAAACAATTTAG GTATCTAGTCACAAAGTTGGAAGAAGTTGCTCCTAAGGAAATGAGACATGAAGAGAAACTAGCTTTTTGGATTAATGTCCACAATGCACTAGTAATGCAT GCATTTTTGGTTCATGGGATTCCAAAAAGTAATCTCAAGAGAGCATCTTTACTTCTAAAG TGGCTACAATCATTGTTCTTTACGAAACAAAGATTTAAGGCTGGCGATGCACGAAAGGGATATGCAATAGAGCATCCAGATCCTCGTCTACGCTTCGCTCTCTGCACAGGAAACCATTCTGATCCTGTG CTTCGTTTGTACACATCTAAGAGAGTGTTTGAAGAACTAGAAGTGGCTAAAGATGACTACATTCAGGCAAATATAAGGGTACAGAAAGAACAGAAATTAGTCCTTCCAAAGAATGTGGAATCTTATATAAAAGAGGTGAATTTGAGCCCATCTGGTTTGTTCGAAACGATAGAGCTAGCATTACCTTCTTATTTGAGGAAGAAATTTCAGCAGCCAGCGCAACGAAAGTTGTGGAAGAAAATTGATTGGATTCCTCACAACTTCACTTTCCGTTACCTTATTTCAAGTGAATTGGTTGAGTGA